In Zingiber officinale cultivar Zhangliang chromosome 6A, Zo_v1.1, whole genome shotgun sequence, a single genomic region encodes these proteins:
- the LOC121996618 gene encoding UDP-D-xylose:L-fucose alpha-1,3-D-xylosyltransferase MGP4-like has translation MSLNQRQQPLPTVAKHGLLMSSRASFSASQPQGIVYSFLFSRSGLLSVLALFLLLVVFVPLPGRRPMSALFYDDGPVSRWKDYTVARAAAFAARNDTLIVTSVSEPFLPMLNNWLISIARKKRQDQVLIFAEDYATLYEINRRWPGHAVLVQPAPDSNAAHDYGSRGFFNITSRRPRHLLDILELGYSVMYNDVDIVWVADPFRYLEGDHDVYFADDEVAVKPLNHSHDLPPPGANGKTYVCSCMIFLRPTRGAKKAMSSWIEEIQNQPWSDNKPTHDQPAFNSALNKTAGEVDLYLLPQAAFPSGGLYFRKGDWVERTRGLHAIVHNNYIVGLQNKIQRFKDYGLWLADNHTDESPLGQI, from the exons ATGTCCCTCAACCAACGGCAGCAGCCGCTGCCGACGGTGGCTAAACACGGCCTACTGATGTCTTCGCGTGCCTCTTTCAGCGCCTCCCAGCCACAAGGCATCGTGTATTCCTTCCTCTTCAGCCGGTCCGGCCTTCTCTCGGTCCTCGCGCTCTTCCTCCTCCTCGTCGTCTTCGTCCCATTGCCCGGTCGTCGACCCATGTCTGCCCTCTTCTACGACGACGGACCCGTATCCCGATGGAAGGACTACACGGTCGCTCGCGCAGCGGCCTTCGCCGCCCGCAACGACACTCTCATCGTTACCTCCGTGAGTGAACCCTTTCTCCCCATGCTGAACAACTGGCTCATCAGCATCGCGCGGAAGAAGCGGCAGGACCAGGTGCTCATCTTCGCCGAGGACTACGCCACCCTCTACGAGATCAACCGCCGGTGGCCCGGCCACGCCGTCCTGGTCCAGCCCGCTCCCGATTCCAATGCCGCCCACGATTACGGATCTCGG GGATTCTTCAACATCACATCGCGGAGGCCTCGCCACTTGCTGGACATTCTGGAGCTAGGATACAGCGTCATGTACAACGACGTCGACATAGTGTGGGTGGCGGATCCATTCCGTTACCTCGAAGGCGATCATGACGTATACTTCGCCGACGACGAGGTCGCC GTGAAGCCCCTAAATCACTCTCACGACTTGCCGCCGCCAGGGGCCAACGGCAAGACCTACGTCTGCAGCTGCATGATTTTCCTCCGTCCCACAAGGGGCGCCAAGAAGGCGATGAGCAGTTGGATTGAGGAAATCCAAAACCAGCCCTGGTCCGACAACAAACCGACACACGACCAGCCTGCTTTCAACTCTGCTCTGAACAAAACTGCAGGAGAG GTGGACTTGTACTTGTTACCCCAAGCTGCATTCCCATCGGGAGGGCTATACTTCCGGAAGGGGGATTGGGTGGAGAGAACTCGAGGCCTGCACGCCATCGTCCACAACAACTACATCGTAGGCCTTCAAAACAAGATACAACGTTTCAAAGACTACGGGCTCTGGCTGGCGGATAACCACACCGATGAATCGCCGCTTGGCCAAATATAA